In Deferribacter autotrophicus, the following are encoded in one genomic region:
- a CDS encoding HD family phosphohydrolase: MDLKLLEIASLLVSKKDLDELMDEVLLRLREIVNADAGSIYLYHEESDTLIFKYTQNDTVDIPFKEFSLPVDENSIAGYCAFKKEMFIIDDVYCLGDEFPFKFNRDFDKLSNYRTKSMLLVPIFDAKNNLISVLQLINKKNIPFGNPIINFEKDVTVFDKKDINVVHSLSGIIGVALENSILYKNIEEMFEGFIRASVQAVESRDPITKGHTERVYRITYKIIEEMDKDDENFPDFKMGRDDWKVLKYATLLHDFGKIGVRENVLMKPKKLYDDQFKALQMKLKLYHCVENIDKDEFLEMYELVERANEPTILENELSDKLDRLKNVIFKDSIGDEYRLLDEHEYKQLSVKKGTLTDEERKEIESHVLHTYEYLIKIPWTKELKDVPKIACMHHERLDGSGYPFGLKEDEIHIYGKVMAIADIFDALTAKDRPYKKAVPVDVALKIISEEADKGKLDKKIVEFFIEKKIYNML; the protein is encoded by the coding sequence ATGGATTTAAAACTTCTTGAGATTGCATCACTGCTTGTAAGCAAAAAAGACTTAGATGAATTGATGGATGAAGTTTTATTGCGGCTGAGAGAAATTGTAAATGCTGATGCTGGAAGTATATATCTTTATCATGAAGAATCTGATACTTTGATTTTTAAATATACACAAAATGATACAGTAGATATACCTTTTAAGGAATTTAGTTTGCCTGTTGATGAAAACAGTATTGCCGGATACTGTGCTTTTAAGAAAGAGATGTTTATTATAGATGATGTATATTGTTTAGGAGATGAGTTTCCTTTTAAATTTAATAGAGATTTTGATAAATTGTCAAATTATCGTACGAAATCGATGCTTTTGGTTCCTATTTTTGATGCAAAAAATAATCTTATTTCAGTATTACAACTTATAAATAAAAAAAACATACCTTTTGGCAATCCTATTATTAATTTTGAAAAGGATGTCACTGTTTTTGACAAAAAAGATATTAATGTGGTTCATTCTTTGAGTGGTATTATTGGGGTAGCCTTGGAAAATAGCATACTTTATAAAAACATTGAGGAAATGTTTGAAGGCTTTATCAGGGCTAGTGTTCAGGCTGTTGAATCAAGGGACCCAATTACAAAAGGGCATACAGAGAGGGTTTACAGAATAACATATAAGATTATTGAGGAAATGGACAAAGATGATGAAAATTTTCCTGATTTTAAAATGGGTAGAGATGATTGGAAAGTTTTAAAGTATGCAACACTGCTACATGATTTTGGTAAAATAGGTGTTAGAGAAAACGTGTTGATGAAACCAAAAAAATTATATGACGATCAATTTAAAGCATTACAAATGAAGCTAAAACTTTATCATTGTGTAGAAAATATCGATAAGGATGAGTTTTTAGAGATGTATGAATTAGTAGAAAGGGCTAATGAGCCAACAATTCTTGAAAATGAGCTGTCAGATAAACTGGATAGGTTAAAAAATGTAATATTCAAGGATAGTATTGGGGATGAGTATAGATTGCTGGACGAACATGAATATAAACAGTTGTCTGTAAAGAAGGGTACTTTAACTGATGAGGAAAGAAAAGAAATTGAGTCTCATGTGCTCCATACTTATGAGTATTTGATAAAGATTCCTTGGACAAAAGAACTTAAAGATGTGCCAAAAATTGCATGTATGCACCATGAAAGGCTTGATGGAAGTGGATATCCTTTTGGTTTAAAAGAAGATGAAATTCATATTTATGGTAAAGTGATGGCAATTGCTGATATTTTTGATGCTTTAACTGCTAAGGATAGACCTTATAAAAAAGCAGTGCCTGTTGATGTGGCGTTAAAGATTATTAGTGAAGAAGCTGATAAAGGGAAACTTGATAAAAAAATTGTTGAATTTTTTATAGAGAAAAAAATATACAATATGTTATAA
- the nifU gene encoding Fe-S cluster assembly scaffold protein NifU: MAKGPYSDKVMDHFMNPRNMGEIEDANAIGEVGNPACGDVMKLYMKINDEGVVEDVKFKTFGCGAAIASSSMATELIKGRKVEEVLELTNEAIVEALDGLPPAKIHCSVMAEEAIEAALKDYYSRMGKDPKIVDEMKEKIKSKVVS; the protein is encoded by the coding sequence ATGGCAAAAGGACCATATAGTGACAAAGTTATGGATCATTTTATGAATCCAAGAAATATGGGGGAGATTGAAGATGCAAATGCGATTGGTGAAGTGGGCAATCCAGCATGTGGCGATGTTATGAAACTGTATATGAAGATAAATGATGAAGGTGTTGTTGAGGATGTGAAGTTCAAAACATTTGGGTGTGGTGCTGCAATTGCGTCAAGCTCAATGGCAACAGAGTTAATTAAAGGTAGAAAAGTAGAAGAGGTTTTAGAGCTTACCAATGAGGCCATTGTAGAAGCTTTGGATGGGTTGCCACCAGCAAAAATTCATTGTTCTGTGATGGCTGAAGAAGCAATTGAAGCTGCATTAAAAGATTATTACTCCAGAATGGGGAAAGATCCAAAAATAGTGGATGAAATGAAAGAAAAAATAAAATCAAAGGTAGTTAGTTAG
- a CDS encoding NifU family protein, which translates to MTLKERVQEVLNQVRPGLQADGGDVELIDVTEDGIVKVQLTGACGTCPFSTMTLKHGIEMRLKEMIPEIKEVIAL; encoded by the coding sequence ATGACATTAAAAGAACGTGTTCAAGAAGTTTTAAACCAGGTAAGACCAGGGCTTCAAGCTGATGGTGGTGATGTAGAATTAATTGATGTAACTGAAGATGGTATCGTTAAAGTTCAGTTAACAGGTGCATGTGGGACATGTCCGTTTAGTACTATGACTTTAAAGCATGGTATTGAAATGAGACTTAAAGAGATGATTCCTGAAATTAAAGAGGTGATTGCGCTTTAA
- a CDS encoding type III pantothenate kinase — MILAVDIGNTNIVLGVFHNNKLISNFRLATDYLKTTDEYASIIMLLMEKKGIDIDNIRGVIISSVVPSLIYTFSKLCRKYLNSEPMIVGPGIKTGVKIAIENPKEVGADRIVNAAAVISMYGYPAIIVDFGTATTFDVINKNGSYVGGLICPGIKLSIKALHTGTAKLPEVEIEKPERIVGSNTIRSIQSGIYYGYLSMVDGIIERIIDELKCDTKNLSIVTTGGLGSIFVEESKYLQVYEPNLTLEGLRIIYEKNN; from the coding sequence ATGATACTTGCAGTTGATATTGGAAACACCAATATAGTTTTAGGTGTGTTTCATAATAATAAATTGATTTCAAATTTTAGACTTGCCACAGACTATTTGAAGACTACAGATGAATATGCTTCTATTATTATGTTGTTAATGGAAAAAAAAGGGATAGATATTGATAATATTCGTGGCGTTATAATATCTAGTGTTGTTCCTTCCTTAATATATACTTTTAGTAAGTTATGTAGGAAATATTTAAACAGTGAGCCAATGATTGTAGGACCTGGTATTAAAACAGGGGTAAAGATTGCGATAGAAAATCCTAAAGAAGTAGGAGCAGATAGAATTGTAAATGCTGCGGCTGTAATCAGCATGTACGGCTATCCTGCAATAATAGTTGATTTTGGAACCGCTACCACTTTTGATGTGATTAATAAAAATGGTAGTTATGTTGGTGGTTTGATTTGTCCTGGTATTAAGCTCTCTATAAAAGCTTTGCATACAGGAACAGCAAAATTACCTGAAGTAGAAATAGAAAAGCCTGAAAGAATAGTGGGAAGCAATACAATCAGATCGATTCAATCAGGTATTTATTATGGATATTTGTCGATGGTTGACGGTATTATCGAGAGGATAATTGATGAGTTGAAATGTGATACAAAGAATTTATCCATTGTAACAACAGGTGGACTTGGAAGTATTTTTGTTGAAGAGTCAAAATATTTGCAAGTATATGAACCGAATTTAACATTAGAAGGGTTGAGGATAATATATGAAAAAAATAATTAG
- a CDS encoding Fur family transcriptional regulator — MSDKNRYINQILKRHNLKATPQRIILIEAIEKYGHATIEELYEEIKKILPTISLATVYKNLKVLIDNRIVKEVHLESQKTLFELNTKDHIHLICKSCNKIIDREFDRESIINFAKQFTDMEVIDYEINLYFMCKECRLR; from the coding sequence ATGAGTGATAAAAATCGGTATATTAACCAAATTTTAAAAAGACATAATCTGAAGGCTACCCCACAGAGAATTATTTTGATTGAAGCAATTGAAAAATACGGACATGCTACCATAGAAGAACTATATGAGGAAATTAAAAAGATACTTCCTACTATTTCTCTTGCTACAGTTTATAAAAATTTAAAAGTTCTTATAGATAACAGGATAGTGAAAGAGGTTCATTTAGAATCTCAAAAGACTCTTTTTGAACTTAATACAAAAGATCATATTCATCTTATTTGCAAAAGTTGTAATAAGATTATTGATAGAGAATTTGATAGGGAATCAATTATCAATTTTGCAAAACAATTTACAGATATGGAAGTGATTGATTATGAAATAAATTTATATTTTATGTGTAAAGAGTGTAGATTGCGTTAA
- the rbr gene encoding rubrerythrin produces the protein MPKKSLEGTKTLENLMKSFAGESQARNRYTFYASIARKEGYRQIEAFFIETADNEREHGKRFYKHVIENLNLTEPLMVDISASYPAQLGNTYQNLMAAAAGEHEEFVKLYPEFAEIADEEGFPEIAHQFRMIAEVEKWHEKRFLKLAENIEKNRVFKRDTKVYWKCRNCGYIHEGFEAPVACPACAHPQEHFELFVENY, from the coding sequence ATGCCAAAGAAAAGCTTAGAAGGAACAAAAACACTTGAAAATTTAATGAAATCATTTGCAGGTGAATCACAGGCAAGAAATAGATACACCTTTTATGCTTCCATAGCTAGAAAAGAAGGTTATCGTCAAATTGAAGCTTTCTTCATAGAAACAGCTGATAATGAAAGGGAACACGGCAAAAGATTCTATAAACATGTTATTGAAAATTTAAACCTTACCGAACCTCTTATGGTGGATATTTCTGCTTCATACCCAGCACAACTTGGTAACACCTATCAGAATTTAATGGCTGCTGCTGCTGGTGAGCATGAGGAATTTGTAAAATTATATCCTGAATTTGCAGAAATAGCTGATGAAGAAGGATTCCCAGAAATTGCTCATCAATTCAGAATGATTGCTGAAGTAGAAAAATGGCATGAAAAAAGATTTTTAAAACTTGCTGAAAATATTGAAAAAAATAGGGTCTTCAAACGCGACACAAAAGTTTACTGGAAATGTAGAAACTGTGGCTATATTCATGAAGGTTTTGAAGCACCTGTTGCATGTCCTGCTTGTGCACACCCACAAGAGCATTTCGAACTTTTTGTAGAAAATTATTAA
- a CDS encoding SurA N-terminal domain-containing protein, whose translation MLRVFREKKRLLSIFLWLVIAAFIGTIFLVWGMGGKTKQANFAIKVNDYEVSFAEYQKEYENFSNTLKSLLGGNLPDNLDINKQVIDGIVEKYLLIDEANKKGVFVSDIEVLHEIQKIPSFQTNGKFDGKRYMEVLKLNRMTPSQFERSIRTELIVNKMKALIENSVFVNEDEIKNEYNYRNTVAKISYIKISSEKFKNKVKYTDSELKDYFEKNKENYRVPEKIKVKYIMFDPEQFNKTFKATEEEIEKYYLQHPDEFQQKEEIAAKHILIRVKDWKNKNEVESAKKKISDILAKIKKGEKFEDLAKKYSEDPSAKNGGDLGYFTKGQMIKEFEDATFKLKKGEISDVVKTPVGFHIIKVYDYKPEKKLTLDEAKEQIIEKLKTLKKNAAFNEYVFNTYRDILKASNITAYALENKNIKVYETGYFSIFDNVPPIGNNIDLKNKLFRLDTAEITNIVDIQGVKYIFELEDRKDSYIPEFNTIKDEVTKDFIDDKAVELARQESENFLKKYKTINEIADKEKYSVTTTPYFKRTEPIPDLGINTDLSKDIFTNKGKLLSTPYEMGDNVYIISVIDVKTPDYNKITKEEKDEIKNYILNIKQNEALSSYIDKLRNQAKIEINPAIITK comes from the coding sequence ATGCTCAGAGTATTCAGAGAAAAGAAAAGATTATTAAGTATTTTTCTTTGGTTAGTAATCGCTGCATTCATTGGCACCATATTCTTAGTATGGGGAATGGGAGGAAAAACAAAGCAGGCAAATTTTGCCATAAAAGTGAATGATTACGAAGTAAGTTTTGCAGAATATCAAAAAGAATACGAAAACTTCTCCAATACTCTGAAATCTTTATTAGGTGGAAATCTTCCTGATAATCTTGATATCAATAAACAAGTTATAGATGGAATTGTTGAAAAGTACCTTTTAATCGATGAAGCTAATAAGAAAGGTGTCTTTGTTTCTGATATAGAAGTCCTTCACGAAATACAAAAAATTCCTTCATTTCAAACAAACGGAAAATTTGATGGAAAACGTTATATGGAAGTTCTAAAACTTAACAGAATGACGCCATCTCAATTTGAACGCTCTATTAGAACAGAATTAATAGTTAATAAAATGAAAGCGTTGATAGAAAACAGCGTCTTTGTAAATGAAGATGAAATAAAAAATGAATACAATTACAGAAATACAGTAGCTAAAATAAGTTATATAAAAATCTCATCTGAGAAATTTAAAAACAAAGTAAAGTACACGGATAGCGAACTCAAAGATTATTTTGAAAAAAACAAAGAAAATTATAGAGTCCCTGAAAAAATAAAAGTGAAATATATAATGTTCGATCCAGAACAATTTAATAAAACTTTCAAAGCAACTGAAGAAGAAATTGAAAAATACTATCTTCAACATCCAGATGAGTTTCAACAAAAAGAGGAAATAGCTGCAAAACATATTTTGATAAGAGTTAAAGACTGGAAAAATAAAAATGAAGTGGAAAGTGCTAAAAAGAAAATTAGTGACATCCTAGCTAAAATTAAAAAAGGTGAAAAATTTGAAGATTTAGCAAAAAAATACTCTGAAGATCCATCCGCTAAAAATGGTGGTGATTTAGGTTATTTTACCAAAGGGCAGATGATAAAAGAATTTGAAGATGCAACATTTAAATTGAAAAAAGGTGAAATTTCAGACGTTGTAAAAACACCTGTGGGATTTCATATAATTAAAGTTTACGATTATAAACCTGAGAAAAAGTTGACTTTGGACGAAGCAAAAGAACAAATAATTGAAAAATTAAAGACATTGAAAAAGAATGCTGCTTTCAACGAATATGTGTTTAATACATACAGAGACATTTTAAAAGCCTCAAATATTACTGCCTATGCTCTAGAAAATAAAAATATAAAAGTTTATGAAACTGGCTATTTCTCCATATTTGACAACGTCCCTCCTATTGGAAATAATATTGATTTAAAAAATAAATTATTTAGGCTCGATACCGCTGAAATTACAAACATTGTTGATATTCAAGGGGTAAAATACATTTTTGAGCTTGAAGATAGAAAAGATTCATACATCCCAGAATTTAATACAATTAAAGATGAAGTAACAAAAGATTTTATCGATGATAAAGCGGTGGAGTTAGCTAGACAAGAATCTGAAAACTTTTTGAAGAAATATAAAACCATTAATGAGATAGCAGATAAAGAAAAATACTCAGTTACAACCACTCCATATTTTAAAAGAACGGAACCTATTCCTGATTTAGGCATTAACACCGATTTATCTAAAGATATTTTTACTAATAAAGGTAAATTGTTATCAACACCTTATGAAATGGGTGACAATGTTTATATTATCTCAGTTATTGATGTAAAAACACCTGATTACAATAAAATAACTAAAGAAGAAAAGGATGAAATTAAGAATTATATCTTAAATATAAAGCAAAATGAGGCTTTAAGCAGTTATATTGATAAATTGAGAAATCAGGCAAAAATTGAAATAAATCCTGCGATAATTACAAAATAA
- a CDS encoding response regulator, with protein sequence MKTVLIVDDDPSIRLLLRDELCDLKLNVITAVDGEEALISFEENDIDLVILDLKMPKVEGDEVLKVIGEKSNVPVILYSANIDSYEGLDKLHGNVYFVEKSSNLDDLISRVKNVLNV encoded by the coding sequence GTGAAAACTGTGTTAATAGTTGATGATGATCCTTCAATAAGATTGTTGTTGAGAGATGAGCTGTGTGATTTAAAACTTAACGTTATTACTGCAGTGGATGGGGAAGAGGCGTTAATTTCTTTTGAAGAAAATGATATTGATTTGGTTATATTGGATTTGAAGATGCCAAAGGTTGAAGGGGATGAGGTTTTGAAAGTTATTGGTGAAAAAAGTAATGTGCCAGTAATTTTATACTCAGCAAATATTGACTCTTATGAAGGGCTCGACAAGCTTCATGGTAATGTATATTTTGTGGAAAAGAGCTCAAATTTAGATGATTTAATAAGTAGAGTTAAAAATGTATTAAATGTTTGA
- a CDS encoding gamma-glutamylcyclotransferase family protein, translating into MKDLFFFYGTLRLGCPISTVVLKNAKYITTITLQGKLYLTKDKYPLFVPGKEGLVIGDIFEVPASLIDQLDEYEEINSPHSPYERVKFNKNNITFWVYAAKKEFSKKLNELKVIPSGDWLNYIKQHRKNSLFSA; encoded by the coding sequence ATGAAAGATCTGTTTTTCTTCTACGGCACCCTAAGATTGGGGTGCCCTATTTCAACAGTTGTCTTAAAAAATGCAAAATATATAACTACCATAACACTACAAGGTAAATTATACCTTACTAAGGATAAATACCCATTATTTGTTCCAGGTAAAGAAGGATTAGTAATTGGAGATATATTTGAGGTGCCAGCAAGCCTTATAGATCAGCTTGATGAATATGAAGAAATAAATTCTCCCCATTCTCCCTATGAAAGGGTGAAATTCAATAAAAATAATATCACATTTTGGGTTTATGCTGCAAAAAAAGAATTTTCAAAAAAACTAAATGAACTAAAAGTCATCCCTTCCGGAGATTGGTTGAATTATATCAAACAACATAGAAAAAACTCACTTTTCTCAGCCTAA
- a CDS encoding helix-turn-helix domain-containing protein has product MSEFAKLLKEKREEKGLSLKDISSNIKVSQHYLEFIEKGEYTKLPSYVHAYGFAKAYCEFLGLNFDELKSIFDEECKKEDFERKFVRIESDEIIQKEVNLKNIHRAIILFVVVLVLILGVVYYFLSVNKKKLSQKKDVIITETVAENITKYEDVIAANETESSSMEIDPAEILEKIKEKKLLDNETKHKVTLIFNDICWVNIKIDNSSVLDFIAEQGTKKEIKFKKYFLIDIGNAAALTIKYDNITFSRFGGYRQPVKNLYFTVNEDNYLMYEKIK; this is encoded by the coding sequence GTGAGTGAATTTGCAAAGCTCCTTAAAGAGAAAAGAGAAGAAAAGGGATTATCACTAAAAGATATATCTAGTAATATAAAAGTAAGTCAACATTATCTAGAATTTATTGAAAAGGGAGAATATACAAAATTACCTTCATATGTACATGCATATGGTTTTGCAAAAGCATATTGTGAATTTTTAGGACTTAATTTTGATGAGTTGAAAAGCATTTTTGATGAAGAGTGTAAAAAAGAGGATTTTGAAAGAAAATTTGTAAGAATTGAGAGTGATGAAATCATTCAGAAAGAAGTAAATTTAAAAAATATACATAGAGCAATAATATTATTTGTTGTAGTTTTAGTTTTAATTTTAGGGGTTGTTTATTATTTCCTAAGTGTGAATAAAAAGAAATTAAGTCAAAAAAAAGATGTGATTATTACAGAAACTGTTGCTGAGAATATTACTAAATATGAAGATGTTATTGCTGCAAATGAAACTGAAAGCAGTTCAATGGAGATAGACCCTGCAGAAATTCTTGAAAAGATAAAAGAGAAGAAGTTATTGGATAATGAAACTAAACATAAAGTTACACTTATATTCAATGATATTTGTTGGGTGAACATAAAAATTGATAATTCATCCGTTTTAGACTTTATTGCAGAGCAGGGTACTAAAAAAGAGATTAAATTTAAAAAATATTTTTTAATAGATATTGGTAATGCCGCTGCATTGACTATAAAATATGATAATATTACGTTTTCAAGATTTGGTGGATATAGGCAGCCTGTGAAAAATTTGTATTTCACTGTAAATGAAGATAATTATTTAATGTATGAAAAGATAAAATAA
- a CDS encoding biotin--[acetyl-CoA-carboxylase] ligase, which yields MFDLKKVNTILKKIKPHYNVIYFKTIDSTNNFALNSDLSPDNIIVADRQIKGRGRQGRVWNSDEESNLYFTLVLENNNFIDLFKMNIISAYALCDVMKSDYSINSKVKWPNDVVVDGKKVSGVLLEARMEGNKLKKVVLGIGVNLNNKEFPDELKHRAVSIFQLKGEKINKEYFFIRFFEEFAKWERKLNLIKEYWVEYSAHLNEEIMFHYNNNVEKFIEKGINDDGSLIVKDMNGKEKIIYYGEIGYDTCS from the coding sequence ATGTTTGATTTGAAAAAAGTAAACACAATATTAAAAAAGATTAAACCGCATTATAATGTAATCTACTTTAAGACCATTGATTCTACAAATAACTTTGCATTAAATTCTGATTTGAGTCCCGATAATATTATAGTTGCTGATAGGCAGATTAAAGGAAGAGGTAGGCAAGGAAGAGTATGGAATTCTGATGAGGAAAGTAATCTGTATTTTACTCTGGTATTGGAAAATAATAATTTTATAGATTTGTTTAAAATGAATATTATTTCTGCTTATGCATTGTGTGATGTAATGAAAAGTGATTATTCAATAAATTCAAAAGTAAAGTGGCCTAATGATGTGGTAGTTGATGGCAAGAAAGTTTCAGGTGTTTTACTAGAAGCAAGAATGGAAGGGAATAAATTGAAGAAAGTGGTTTTAGGGATTGGAGTTAACTTAAATAATAAAGAATTTCCTGACGAATTGAAACATAGAGCAGTGTCAATTTTTCAACTAAAAGGTGAAAAAATTAATAAAGAATACTTTTTTATAAGGTTTTTTGAAGAGTTTGCAAAGTGGGAGAGAAAACTTAATTTAATTAAAGAATATTGGGTTGAATATTCTGCGCATCTTAATGAAGAAATAATGTTTCATTATAATAATAATGTTGAAAAGTTTATTGAAAAAGGTATAAATGATGATGGATCTTTAATCGTAAAGGATATGAATGGTAAAGAAAAGATAATTTATTATGGAGAAATAGGATATGATACTTGCAGTTGA
- a CDS encoding tetratricopeptide repeat protein, whose amino-acid sequence MKKIISFFLIAIFVSCAPRVDKLKLSESHYKLGLAYLTSENDFRALKEFEEALKYNPKDDRVYYAISTFYLKKNIFSKAEENILKALNIAPNNSEYINTYASILAAKGKTEEAISQWMRILQDPTYPNIPMVYYNIGYAYFTLGQLKEASIFFQKSVKMNRFFTASYLMLYDIYMKTDQVEKAEAILEKSVEYNPANNSLKLKLGEHYYNQKKYNKAVEIFEEIIIKTPNSPEAKKASKYLNSLGIYK is encoded by the coding sequence ATGAAAAAAATAATTAGTTTTTTTTTAATAGCAATTTTTGTTTCATGTGCTCCAAGAGTAGATAAGTTAAAACTTTCTGAGTCCCATTATAAATTGGGACTTGCATACTTGACTAGTGAAAATGATTTCAGAGCTTTAAAAGAATTTGAGGAAGCTTTGAAGTATAATCCAAAAGATGATAGGGTATATTATGCCATTTCTACTTTTTATTTAAAAAAGAATATTTTTTCTAAAGCTGAAGAGAATATTTTAAAAGCTTTAAATATTGCTCCAAATAATTCTGAATATATAAATACCTATGCATCTATTTTGGCTGCAAAAGGAAAAACTGAAGAGGCAATTAGTCAATGGATGAGGATATTACAGGATCCAACATATCCTAACATTCCGATGGTATATTATAATATTGGTTATGCTTATTTTACTTTAGGACAGCTAAAAGAAGCTTCAATCTTTTTTCAAAAATCAGTAAAAATGAATAGATTTTTTACTGCTTCTTACTTGATGTTGTATGACATTTATATGAAAACAGATCAGGTTGAAAAAGCTGAAGCGATTTTGGAAAAAAGTGTTGAGTATAATCCGGCTAATAATTCACTTAAATTGAAGTTGGGTGAGCATTACTATAACCAAAAAAAGTATAATAAAGCCGTAGAGATTTTTGAAGAAATTATTATAAAAACTCCTAATAGCCCTGAAGCAAAAAAAGCATCTAAATATCTTAATTCATTGGGTATTTATAAGTGA
- a CDS encoding cysteine desulfurase family protein has product MIYMDNVAGTKPDKRVVEKMLPFISEKYGNPSAHFYPLGRESFEAIEEARGHVAALINAKPDNIIFTSCGTESNNLAIKGVANNPEYKDKKHIIISEIEHYSVQNVALKLTNYGYEVTKLKVDNTGLVNPQDLKKSIRKDTLLVSIMHANPEIGTIQDIEELGKVCKEAGVIFHVDAVASCGHVEVDVEKFQCDLLSIASQNFYGPRGAAALYIRDGVRITPLFDGGFQEKGYRSGSENVAAIVGMGEAARIAKEEMAEYSKKMIKLRQKLWDGLAKMFDFLHFTGHPEKRLPGHVSFWIEYIEGESLLMWYSLKGVCAASGSACSSNILAEDEEELEASHVLTAVGVPNDICAGSLTFSMSKYIEEKDVDYVLEITPGIVNRLCEMSPYFNKK; this is encoded by the coding sequence ATGATTTACATGGATAATGTGGCGGGTACGAAGCCTGATAAAAGGGTTGTAGAAAAGATGTTACCTTTTATTAGTGAAAAATACGGAAATCCCAGTGCTCATTTTTACCCGCTTGGTAGAGAGTCTTTTGAAGCTATCGAAGAGGCAAGAGGGCATGTGGCTGCATTAATTAATGCCAAGCCTGATAATATTATCTTTACGTCTTGTGGTACAGAGTCTAATAATTTGGCTATTAAAGGGGTTGCTAATAACCCTGAGTATAAAGATAAAAAACATATTATTATTAGTGAAATAGAGCATTATTCAGTGCAGAATGTGGCGTTGAAGTTAACAAACTATGGATATGAAGTAACAAAATTAAAAGTTGATAATACCGGTCTTGTAAATCCGCAAGATTTGAAAAAGAGCATTAGAAAAGATACTCTTTTGGTCTCTATAATGCATGCAAATCCTGAAATCGGCACAATTCAAGACATTGAAGAATTAGGTAAAGTATGCAAAGAAGCAGGTGTCATATTTCATGTGGATGCAGTAGCTAGTTGTGGACATGTTGAAGTGGATGTTGAAAAGTTTCAATGCGACCTTTTAAGTATTGCATCTCAAAATTTTTATGGCCCAAGAGGTGCTGCTGCTTTATATATTCGTGATGGAGTTAGAATTACACCGTTGTTTGATGGAGGATTTCAGGAGAAAGGTTATAGAAGTGGTTCAGAAAATGTAGCTGCAATTGTGGGTATGGGAGAGGCTGCTAGAATTGCCAAAGAAGAAATGGCTGAGTACAGTAAAAAGATGATTAAGTTGAGACAGAAATTATGGGATGGACTTGCAAAGATGTTTGATTTTCTCCATTTTACAGGGCATCCTGAGAAAAGATTACCTGGCCATGTAAGTTTTTGGATAGAGTATATTGAAGGCGAGTCATTGCTCATGTGGTACTCTTTAAAAGGAGTATGCGCAGCAAGTGGTTCTGCATGTTCTTCAAATATTTTGGCAGAAGATGAGGAAGAGCTTGAGGCATCTCATGTTTTAACAGCGGTTGGAGTTCCCAATGATATTTGTGCCGGATCATTGACTTTTTCCATGTCAAAGTATATTGAAGAGAAAGATGTGGACTATGTCTTGGAGATTACTCCAGGTATAGTTAATAGATTGTGTGAAATGTCACCTTATTTTAACAAAAAGTAA